The Alnus glutinosa chromosome 1, dhAlnGlut1.1, whole genome shotgun sequence region ATAATTGCTAATCACCTAAGGCAGAACAATTGCGGTTCGTCTGAGGTGATTGTTGTTAACAGTTAGAGGTAAATGGTAATAATCGCTAACCGCAATCACTTTTACCTACTACATTGAAGCTCTAGGAAGTACACGACCATATTCCTATACATTTGAACACGTTGTTACATCATCACTATGCAACGATTTTTTGCCAACGGCACATAGAAAGAAGAGGCTTTGTAAAAGAGAGAAATGCTATAGCATTTactgtggttttttttttttttgatctttCTGTGctatttctttaataaaaaaaattacagcctGAAACAAGTCCTCTCTctattccttttttgtttttttttttaaaaaaagatgtcAGATGAAAGACTACAGTACATGGCACATGCTCTAGCATTTCTGTTTGTAAAAAGGTTTAAAGAAAGGATGCTTTTGACATGTGGCTGCACGGGAATGGACATCCACACTTCCACAGTTGATTTCCCTTGGATGTTAGAACCTACTCAAAAAAGCCCAGTCCCCCCAAACACTTTCGCCCAGCGTTTTGAAACTTCTCCAAAGTTGCATTTTAGGAGCCAATCTCTCTGCCCCCCTTTCACAAACACGAAGATCCTCGTCGCTCACACCTGTAATCAAGTAAGTGACTCTTCTTTTTCACGATTGCTAGAATACCCATCACCTCTTTCTCCATTGGATCCAACCCCTTAATTTCTTTTACCATTTTCGTGGTCTACCTGTCTCTGAAGTCACTCGAGTTCATAGCTTAAAGCTGTGAATTTAGATAATAAAAAGCGTTAAGTTTAATGGGTTTCGCCTATTTGGGCTGTTGGGATGTGTGGTAGTAGTAATTGGTTTGATACTTTATGCCCATTTTGTAGTGTTAGCTGGCTACTGCTTATGGAGTGCCAAATGTGCTAAAATCGCAGCTGTACTTGTTGCTTTGACTATTACTTTTATGTGGTATTTGATGTGTTGTAAGTCTATGATGATCGGTTAATTGGCTGTAATATGTATTAGCTGTGATCTTTGAAATTTGTTTGTACTTACCAAATGTTTGATAAATTAACTAAGAGGTAAACATTGATTCACAtgctggaaaagaaaaatgataaatggaATTAAGTCTTTTATATGCTCTGGTTGGTTGCTCTGAAGGAAAGAAAACACCAATTAGTTCTTGTACGGCTACTTGGTTGGGaagaagttttgttttgtttttttttttttttagtttttggcaCCCAAGAAACAAAAGCATACAATTCGAAACCTCGACTATTGCCATTCTTAGTCTCCTTTATTCCCTTGGTGAGGAACTAGAATGCTATTGCTTCTATTATGACCTTGAATGACTTAGCTTATTTTATAAGATGATGAAATTCTTGTATGGGTTTGAAAGATAAAGGCAAATAATGTTGTGTGGCAGTGGATTCAGATGAGGGGGCCAGAGCAGTGGAGAGTTCTTCTGGAGCGGATTTGGTTGTATGTGAAAGAGATATGGTTGTAGAACCGTATGAGGGTATGGAATTTGAATCTGAAGATGCTGCCAAGATATTCTATGATGAGTATGCACGACAGGTAGGGTTTGTCATGCGTGTGATGTCTTGCCGTCGCTCTGAAAGAGATGGGAAGATTCTTGCCCGCCGGCTTGGATGTAATAAGGAGGGGCACTGCGTTAGCATTCGTGGTAAGTTTGGGCCAGTTAGGAAGCCACGGGCAAGCACTAGGGAAGGTTGTAAGGCAATGATTCATGTAAAGTATGATAAGTCTGGAAAATGGGTGATAACTAAATTTGTAAAGGATCATAATCATCCACTTGTGGTGTCCCCACGTGAAGCCCGTCAAACAATGGTGAGTTTTCTTATTCTTATACAATTATATGCTGCagtattttattatctttttttcaCTACATTTTCTGCTCGTAAATCTATATCTGTTCCTGTTGGGTTTATTTACTTCTCCATCTACATAATAATGAGTATCTATGTTTTGTTATCTTAATGCTCTACTTCATGTTCTTTATTTGGCTAATTCAATTGTTAACAACACAATATATCTATTATGTTCTCTTTTTAAATAAGAATTGAGAACATTAAACAGCAGTGCAGTAGATTAGGCCTTGGATAGAGAGAGGTCTTGCATACATATAGAAGGCAAAGAGTCTATTCAAATGGAAAATATATTGACTTTTTTGTGGAGTTTATTTGGACCATTAAATACTTGAAGAAGTGCCAAATAAAGTGGGGCTATTTAGTATAACTTGGATTTTCACCAAAACAAGATACATGGCCCTTTCTGTAGCTTTGTAAATATATCACCTACTTTGCCAATTGCCATTACCCTCTAACCCAATAACCAtggctctttctttttctgtttttttgttgGGGGGGGTGACTAACACCTAGCAAAAATTACGAACTATATAAAGTAGTTGTAAGCTCTGGAATGATAAGAAAGACTAAAATGAATATATTTGGCCTAAATATGTACCACCACGAATTAAAACGCAAAATAACTGGCTTTCTATTTTGCAGATAGTATGTTGCACATAACGTGTTTGTAGCATAGATTGCTAACATATGTTTCGATTTATAAAGCATTGAAACAAAACATAGACAAATCTTTTCTGTAAATGGACACCATTGCTTACATAggctacaaaaagaaaagaaattctatCAAGTAGAGTTTGTTTCTGGCGATTACTATAGTACTTTGAGTACCCATGGATTACTATAAAACTATCTAGCCAAGCCTGAGAAATGAAAGCTTGAATAATGCCTTAACCAGTCTTGAACATCAAAAATTCTAATGATTGCAGATATGGCAATTGCGTTTTCTTAATTGGTGTTTTCCATACCAAAATACTCTAGCTTTACAGAACTTCTACAGGGAGTTATTGGAAGCTTTCCTTCCAAAATTCTTATTTATTAGGAGGGAAGATGTTTTAACAAAGACTTGTGAGTTTCCATTTTGGGCAGTTGTTTTGCTTAATGTTTTAAGTTCCTTTTTGAGGCAGGCGGGGTttgtggataagggaaaagtgAATGAAACTAAAGGAATTATCCATTGACTcttaagaattttttctggTAGAAACTAAACCTTAAAGGATGTTAACCTAAACTTCTTTGGAATAGTCCACATTGGATTGGCCTCTTTAAGTGTGTAATTTGACAACTGGGTTTTGGTCCCATTAGTTAatttaatgtgtgtgtgtgtgatttttttttttaaaatattagaaaaattaaaattgttggaCATAAGTTTTTTGAAGATTGAGAGACTGCGATGTTAGAGCCGAAAAAGATGTTCCAATCCCTCTACACATGGATAACAACATTCATTAGTTTGCCTGTTTCTAATTTTCCTGAGTTTCTGgatttttgttcatctttttctcCATATTAGAGGggatttctcttgtatacttcccatgTACTAGACTTGTGCCCCTCTGTGCTTTTAATGgaattgaattacttataaaaaaacgTGTTTCTAAAGGTTTTGACTctaatatttattcataaaaaaaaaaaaggttttgactctaatattaatttgaaatttcatcCACACAACTATGCATCTTCAGGCTGCCTGTTCTGTTATGAGCTTTATGCATGAATAGAGTGATTCATTACAAGCGGTATAAGTATTGCAGTCCTAGATGATATGCTAGTCCTTGAATACAGTTAGAATACCGGTTCAGGAAGTTTCCGGGAGAGATTGGTTGGTTAGGAGCCATAGTGATTTTTAGGGTCGTGCTTCCTCAAGGGGCATTGACAATGATATCATGTTCAGGCTGCCCAACTAGCTATCTGTGAGACTACCTGTGTCTTTTATGAAGCCTTGTGATATCCTGTAACTGTAGTATGGTTTGTATTTTGCTGGGTTTTTGATTAATCAAGCACTTGGGTAGTTCATCAAGGTCACAGAGGATAATCAAATTGGGTTTCTGGAACAAGTGCAATTCCATTGCGTCGTTTGGCTAAAATGTCTAAGATAATATTCAAAGAGTTGAAGAGAAACTTTAGTTGTTAGGTATGTGATGAATTGCGGTTTTTGCTCATAGGATCAATGGTTGCCTAGGAAATTTTCCTTAAGGAACTACATCAAAATAATGCTGAAGGTTGTTTTTAAGGTAATTCAGTTCAATTGGGCTTGGTCATTTTAATAGAAATCAAATTAGAAGTATTAGTCTTCTTATCTAAGACGAGGGTGTTCAAGGATCCTTGCAAGAGCTAAAGTGCTGCATATGAGGGTTGTGATGGTGGTTCAAGATTAGGACCTCTTAAATGTTGCAGCTGAACTTTATGAAATTATGTAGTTCTGAAATATTTGCTCAAAATAGTCTTGGGGCCTTGGCAATAGTTGCACTATACAAGTGGGGTTGTGATTCTTGGATTGGAGCTCATAtttgcaccttttttttttattttttattttttttattttttatgatatgGTGGCAGTTTATTTGTTTACTCCTCTTCCTTAAAgctgttgattttttatttttacatgttTTCTCTGTTTTAAGCTGCTATAAAACATCAAATTCTATGAGCAAACCCATGTTAGTGCTGAAAGTATAAGATCCTGTATCATGTTCTAGAATTTGAGAATCTGTCCACCTGAGATTAGGTATCAGAGCTGTCTGTCTAATATAGCTCTTTCTGTTAGAAGCTTTAGGCTGTCCTGCATCAAAATGATCAAATAAAGATGGCCAAAAGGGAAGCCTTTGCTTTTTGGAGGCATTGTTGCAACTATAGTCTGTAGGTAGTAATCTTCCCAAGACTTGTCAAGTACTGTAATTCTCAAGGACCAAAAGAAGTGTCAAAGCAGAGAATCATGCAAATTTGAGTTTAGGATGATTCTAACTTCTATTACacattttgcatattttacgaTACAAAGAACCTCAAAGAAAATCTACTACATTGCTTTATGCATTTTATGGTGTCATAGTGTTGGACCAGCAACACACCCTGGTTTTGATACTTCAATTGATAGTGATAACCTGGTTTCACATATAGAAATTGGGAAAAATATTGAGTATAAACGATTCGTTTGTATCTTTAACATAATTGTAGTATAAAGGATATTTGACATCTCTCAAACTTATGCACATCTTCTATAATTATTCAACtaacattttgtttttaatataccTAGCTTCTTGAGTCAATATTTAAACTGTTTGACTAGATGACAAGCAACTTCTACGTTTGGACACATGTTAACATGTTGTATCACCCTTTTATTTCCCATGAATTTATTTCTTGGCATCATAGACAGGCATAGACAGGCTGTATGTTTATCCCTTgtttaggttttctttttaCCATTTGGCATTTCTTAAATGTTTACATGCACGCATGCATGTATGTGTACAAGCATTATTGTGCTTTTCTGTGTTCAAGTATTAtctatttcaaaaaatacaCGTCACTTGTATGCACACACGTATATATGGTTATCTAGATACTAGTCTACTAACTTACAGTCCAGTCAGTGACGATCTTGTAGAATATCACCTTAGTTGGACAATGAAATGATCCTATTGCATGGGTGCTTTACCTAAAATAGTGATGGTATTGATTATCAATTATGATATAAATCAAGTGATTTTTGCATTAATATTGTAGGAtgaaaaggataaaaaaatcCAGGAATTAACTACAGAACTGCGGAATAAGAAACGGCTATGTGCAACGTATCAAGAACAGCTAAATGCATTTATGAAAATGGTTGAAGAGCATAGTGAGCAGCTATCCAAGAAAGTTCAAAATGTAGTTGACAATCTTAAAGAATTTGAGCCAATAGAGAAGGAGCTTCTGTCCCATAGATAGAGCCTTGGCACATAGAGTAAGTACTTCTTCATCTTACCTTCAAATTGTACACGCcatttcttttcatattttgtgtTCTCTATATGTGGAAGTGTACTACATTTTGAACTTTTGCTCTGTTTATGTGGAAGTCATTTCTAGCAGAGATTTCATGTTTTACTTTGGTAATCCTTTCTAATTCAACATTTATATCTTTCACCAAGTGAGAGGTAGCCTCTTCTATGGTGTCATTCATATAGTCAAGAGAAGGCACCATCGACATAGTTACACAGTGTAATCTTAAAATAGTTTACTTTCTTCGAATAATGATGTAATACAGTGATGTAAATCCTGGATTAACCAGGAGCATCTATCAATAAAGTCGGTCTTCGTCCCGGTTTCCAGATATTTTGTTTGCTGCTAATATATGAAACATGTCTGTTGTATTTCAATATGGTTGACTCAAATTATACACTGTTTAGAATGACTATTTTGAGATGCATGTTAGACAATTAATTTGATCTTTCAATaagttttcttattttgttttgtgcaaaaagaaaaaaaaaaaaatcgaattaGTATATATCATTCTTGTATTGCTTCTGTTGTCATCTGGTTGGCCTGTGAATTGAGTTGTTCAAAACATAGGCCAGGTTGGAATTGAGAGCAGGCCATAATACAATCCAGCTTTCTGTGAATAGTAGCTTAATGTACCTAAATGGGAGGTGGGCAATAGATGTGTAGTTGTCATTCTTGCACCTGTCCATGATTGGAAGAATGACTTGCTGGTCCATTTCATTTTCCCATTTGATATGTATGCAATTGCCATAGTTTGATACGCTGGAGTGAAAGTTTATTGAGATCAGCTTTAGTTGTACTAAGTTTTCAATACCCTTCAcctatataaaatttaatagtatcagtagaaaaaagaaaagaactgtTCATAGAGGACAATCTTGAAAATAATCTATATTCATTTTCTCTGGGTGCAGCAATAGGAAGAAACAATGACAGAAAAGCGAGATGAGTTTTTGCGTCTTGTAAACTGCAAGTGATGATGGAGCTGCCCTGATTTCGTATCTTTGTTTATAAGGGTGTACATTGTAatattattgtctttttttctttttttttggtgggtgtAGCAAATAGGAAGAAGAATGGCTGGGTTTGAGGGCATATTTAAAGGGTAGAAGATGAATTCCTCAACCTTTTTAAGTGATTCATATCTGCGATCATATAGGGCGGCataggtattttaaaaatttagataGAATACCTgttactctctttcttttctttcttttgctgaTTATATCATAGTCCAACTTGTTGAAGATGTGAGTTCAGGTTGTAATTGATCAATATATGACTTCGATTTATAGAATCTAAACCAATTGTAACATGTTTACTGTTGATAAGATATTGGAATTCAGTGCTTTTTCTATGTCAGCTGTGTGGTTGAAGCCCACACCAGCAACAGACCCACTTTTTTGTTAAGAGGGAGTAGTTATGTGTTTCATTCATTGGGGCATCCTCCTTGTTTATATAGTAGCCTATAAATTCACCCTCCCAAATAATATGATTCAATgatattgtttgagttttacgAGAAAAGAattgataacaaattataaacaccctgatttattttatttatttattttatataaatgatAAACACTCTAAATTATAATCGAATGAATATATCCCGAGAATGGCTATCATTTTTCTTCAACTATCTCTTGAGTTTAGATTTCTAAGTAACCATTGAACTTCAACAATTATTACAGGAAGATACATAAGATTCGAAGACAACACATCAAAGCATTAGTAAACTTTCATTAGCTTTACGAACTTTCATGCCTCTCTATTGCGATGAGATTGACCCCTAAGCCACTAATAAGTGGATCAGgatttcttacaatttttttaaaattttagattctcaatttatgtgaatttatgTCGTTTTATGTATCGAACGACataaaaaatgctatatattaaaaatgtgatatgttattaatgagaattgagtatattttttttaggttctTGTACTTTATGCAGTAGAAAAGATTTGGGCAAAAAATTGGCTTTCGGTTTAGTAAAAACTGTCTTTCGGTTTATCAGGCTCGTCTCACACGGTTCTAAGCTTAAGCCCCGTTCAGGCCCCGGCTACAGGACCCTTCAGCTAGCCTCAATTGCAAATATAGACCAGGTCTCCACACCGACCAATTAGACTGGGCAGTCGTGTAAATGGGGGGCAATTGAAGTGTATATAAATAGCCATCGTGGGCCCATCCTCATTCACCTTTATATGAACAATAACCACACAACTGCAGCTGGCCACATGACTACCTCCTCTACAAGGAAAACAAATCAACCACTCCTAAAAACATCTCAGCATGAAATCTCGATTGCAAGTAAAAACACAAGACTGTCAATGTCCGACCAAATGGACTAGTCTGGCATGAAAAATTGGAATGAGGGGCTACTGGAGTACCCAGTTATTGAAGGGCCCATTAAGCCCAACAAAAGGCCCTTTAGGACCAATTAAGCCCATGGTTTTGGTCCACCACAAGTCTTCGGCACATATTCATTGTATGGCATATAGATGTGGCACACCCCAAGCTTACGGCCCCAAATAGTCAAGACCATAAAAAGAAGGATATCCCACCCATTCACTATTTTGCCAATTTTAAGTTGCTGTGTCAACATGATTGTAAACTCAAGCGTAGGTTATTGCAAGTAATAAAATACTCGATGAGGCTGATGTCGATCCTCGGGAAATGATAGATActcaagtaaaaattttattatcGTGTACAAATAAAATGAGTTGACTAAGAAGTGGAGCAATTGAGTGAAATGTaaagtaaaatttaaatttatcaacATGTGATTTTTCTCAAGACAAAAAGCATTCCAAAGCAATCAAAATCTATGAAGAGCATTcattaatcatttaaaaaacGCATAAATTGAAAATGGGTTGATTTAAAATTTGATCTCAATAACACATTACAAGAGATATTATGCGTTCATTATATTCccaaatcataacaaatcaaataacagtaagcatttgatatatccaaaaatcataatgaatcataTACTTGCCCACATGCAATtttgttcaaattaaaaataattgccCAATATTGAATTGTAAATCCATGAAGAACatccaataataatctcaaGAACGCATAATGACAATGATATGCTTCACCTCTAGCCCTAACTTAAAGTTTAGCCGCTCATAAccatgaaaataaattccataatcaaagtTCTAAACATGTATtacagaaaatataaaagaaaaaagatatgaaAAAACAAATGTCACTCCAAATGGTAGATGGAAGGGAAAGTCCCTCTCTTGCACTCTGTTTGCATCACGGCAGAAGCATTAgagtttttctttccttttcacaATTTTGCTCTCCCCCTGTTTTATTGTTTCTCTGCATGGGCGCACGTGAGACAAAGGGAATTTCCTTCTCTTTATTGCATTTCAGATAAGAATTGGTTATTGATGTAATTGTCCCATTAGCAGTGGATGGGCTGGATTTGGATTTTAGTAGTGAGCTgaatgggcttggcccattcCAATTGTTAGAGTTTAGCTTAGGGCTTTGTCTATATAAAGCCCAATATTCTAATTGTAAAAGATATCGGATAAGTCATTTGTGAAGCGGAGAAGGTTAAGCACACCTTGAATAGCTCGGGAGACCAGACATCTCGAATTGTCCAATTCTATCAAATTTTAATACAGAATCCATTACTGTTTTCCTGTTCTTCCATTTCTTTACAGATTTCTTCCATCATTTTTCATCCATTTCCATTCCAATTCCATTACAAATTCCTTAAagcaaaaccctagaaattcagTAACAATTTCGGTATTTTgttgctctttttcttgttttctttgtgtCGTTGCTTTGTAGACAAAGGCTGCAACTGGATTTAAATAGGACAAGTTTTTGAATCCCATCGGCCATGACTACTGGCATTGATTAAAATCTAGCAACccaatttcattttcttctttcagtcacttgagcccttttctttttgttattatcAGCCTTGGTGCATTTTTGGATGGATCCGGCTTCCATCCTGCAAATGAAAGTACCCAAAATCCCTTTCTGGGTTATACTCTTCTCCCACGAATCGCAGTTGGGTCGCAAGAAAAATGAATCAGAACAAAGCTTGCGACCTCCATGACATAAAACCAAGAAACTGTTAAAGCTTACAAACCTTTATGGGTTATACTCAACCTAAAAACAAAGCtctaggttttttattttattattatttatttttttatttgggttgAACCACAAAATCCCACTACACCTCTCTGATCCTCTGATGTGAATCCGTTAGTAATAGAGTAGATTTGTCAGGAACCTAGACCTTTAGATTCATAGAGGGAACACTACAAGAAATAAGGCACTTCCTTTTCAAAAAGCCTCCAACCAATGAAAAAAGACGTAAAAACAATGTGTAACCTTTTTATAAAGCCACTTACAAAAGGTAGTAAGCCTTCGGTCAGGGCCGGCTCGATATGTTGTAGAGCCTAAGGCGACAATTTTAGATGAGgcctttttatatttaataaatttttttaatttttatattacatttatatataatttttttttttcgcttttgaGATACAACTTTATCATATTCATTGTAATAAATTTGTTAGAAATTCTTTTTaagattcaattaattttttttattattttatttttaatgtttttcatatctaatgcatatttttagctaatatttataaataaaaattttacacGAGAATAATTGAAGTTGATTTATCAAAAGGGGCTTGATTTCATAACAAGATAATCTAATATAAAACATAAtactgttttttaaaaaaaaaaatgtaaaatgtacTGTTTACGAGAGTAATAACGTACACTTCAATGACCCTTTTATGTAATTGCGTCCTTAATGTAATTTgctaatttaagtttttattgataaaaataacataatactattttataaaaaagataaaaaaaaaataaagtgtgacTATTCACACATCCACGCATGATACAGTtgatactgaaaaaaaaaaaaaaaaaaacaatttaataaaaaaaatacgttTTTGAAATGATTGAACTTTTGCTAGTTGTATGCCTAGCCTCCAGATCCTTCTTCCTTTCTCAACTTTTTATTGTTTCCATCACTTCAGTCCACTTCACGCACGTCTTTGCACTGCTCGATGCTAGACTACTCGAACATTCAAACTCAAACCTCAAAAGGTACACACCTGCTACTCTTTGCTTCTTATCTCTCTTTCTGTtcgtcttctttcttcctcttacaAAAATGAAGGCTTATGATGCGAGAGATTTTCAAAAGGGGAGGCGGAGAGGCCGACGGGAGAGCTATCTGTGGTCAAGCGGGCGAGCACGTAGCAGTGGTTATGCGTCTCCTACTTTCTGACTGTGGGGGAAAATTGTAATGCATTTTAGAGAGTTGTTTTGGTAAATTGCTAGAGAGATATTGATTTGtgtgtttgtctttttttaaatatatttgtgTTCTTGGATTCTAACGGTTGATTTTTTCTATGTGGGAGTTCTAGAGGGGCAAtgggcaatatatatatatatattttcacaaaatCGTTGTGTTTCCAAACATATAATGATTGGTTTTTCTGTGTGGGAGTTGTAGAGTCTGCATAGAGAaatcactttttgtttttttgtttttgcaaaATCGTGTTTATACTATATGAGCCTTGACCGTTGGTTTTTCTGtggagtttatttatttttcttgacaaAATCGTTTGTGTATTGTaattgggccttttttttttttcctctccatCTCCTGATTGCAAAAAAatgggccctttttttttttttttttttttttttttttttttaaataatagaaATCTTATTATTGGGGGCTTTAGGTGACCGCCTAAGTCGCCTAAGGGTAGAGCCGGGCCTGCCTTCggtctataaaaataataaaccaCTTTTTGGTTCAAAGCGTGGGAAACCCACACCACAAGACTCACAACACAAGAACATGGTGCTTCCTCTTCAAGTCGGTTTTTGAAACAACGTAAATAGAGTCACGTCCTTTTTCAGGGACGTGACTTCACGTCCTTTTCTCTAGGTCGTGAACACTATAGCTACTTGTAGTTCATATCCTATTTGTTTCCATCATTAAAGAAATGACGCCTTTAGTTAAGGTCTTTTACACAAACGAGTTGCACGTCGTTTGAAAAACGACGttgagtttattattttgttttaaaaaaataattggttGCTGATGTTGTCTTGGCAACCAAACAGCAAGTAAAACTCTAAAATTTGGGGTTTAAAAggatcttatttattttcttcttcagcctctttttttttttttttggttccttcTTCTTCACGAGGTTCGAAGCAATAAATCATCCTGAACACTTTCCGTTTTTCTCGGTATGGATTCACTTCCAAACTTTTCTTTTGCAACATaattaaaggaaaataataataataataattagtgtTACCTTCaatatgtttttgaaaaatcaaaacaaataataataaaaaaaaaaaccaaataccTAAGAACTACTC contains the following coding sequences:
- the LOC133858788 gene encoding protein FAR1-RELATED SEQUENCE 5; translated protein: MDSDEGARAVESSSGADLVVCERDMVVEPYEGMEFESEDAAKIFYDEYARQVGFVMRVMSCRRSERDGKILARRLGCNKEGHCVSIRGKFGPVRKPRASTREGCKAMIHVKYDKSGKWVITKFVKDHNHPLVVSPREARQTMDEKDKKIQELTTELRNKKRLCATYQEQLNAFMKMVEEHSEQLSKKVQNVVDNLKEFEPIEKELLSHR